From Pan troglodytes isolate AG18354 chromosome 11, NHGRI_mPanTro3-v2.0_pri, whole genome shotgun sequence, the proteins below share one genomic window:
- the CLIC3 gene encoding chloride intracellular channel protein 3, which yields MAETKLQLFVKASEDGESVGHCPSCQRLFMVLLLKGVPFTLTTVDTRRSPDVLKDFAPGSQLPILLYDSDAKTDTLQIEDFLEETLGPPDFPSLAPRYRESNTAGNDVFHKFSAFIKNPVPAQDEALYQQLLRALARLDSYLRAPLEHELAGEPQLRESRRRFLDGDRLTLADCSLLPKLHIVDTVCAHFRQAPIPAELRGVRRYLDSALQEKEFKYTCPHSAEILAAYRPAVHPR from the exons ATGGCGGAGACCAAGCTCCAGCTGTTTGTCAAG GCGAGTGAGGACGGGGAGAGCGTGGGTCACTGCCCCTCCTGCCAGCGGCTCTTCATGGTCCTGCTCCTCAAGGGCGTACCCTTCACCCTCACCACGGTGGACACGCGCAG GTCCCCGGACGTGCTGAAGGACTTCGCCCCCGGCTCGCAGCTGCCCATCCTGCTCTATGACAGCGACGCCAAGACAGACACGCTGCAGATCGAGGACTTTCTGGAGGAGACGCTGGGGCCGCCCGA CTTCCCCAGCCTGGCGCCTCGTTACAGGGAGTCCAACACCGCCGGCAACGACGTTTTCCACAAGTTCTCCGCGTTCATCAAGAACCCGGTGCCCGCGCAGGACGAAG CCCTGTACCAGCAGCTGCTGCGCGCCCTCGCCAGGCTGGACAGCTACCTGCGCGCGCCCCTGGAGCACGAGCTGGCGGGGGAGCCGCAGCTGCGCGAGTCCCGCCGCCGCTTCCTGGACGGCGACCGGCTCACGCTGGCCGACTGCAGCCTCCTGCCCAAGCTGCACATCGTCGAC ACGGTGTGCGCGCACTTCCGCCAGGCGCCCATCCCCGCGGAGCTGCGCGGCGTACGCCGCTACCTGGACAGCGCGCTGCAGGAGAAAGAATTCAAATACACGTGTCCGCACAGCGCCGAGATCCTGGCGGCCTACCGGCCCGCCGTGCACCCCCGCTAG